One stretch of Cervus canadensis isolate Bull #8, Minnesota chromosome 5, ASM1932006v1, whole genome shotgun sequence DNA includes these proteins:
- the LOC122442403 gene encoding endoplasmic reticulum mannosyl-oligosaccharide 1,2-alpha-mannosidase-like: MYPPPAPARRDFISVTLSPGRSYDGGQGLRRRSCWRKWKQLSRLQRTVVLFLLAVLMLFGLRSYVHVADEWTAVDSRSAAAWQMRPANPPVLPAPRKAAENPETVAGLSPQKPQRHFRRGPPNLQTRAPDGDTQERRQAQAQRRAEVLGEAGWRAEAQRDGLSWRGAGTKPPQGTEPPGEKAELPPRPSPKAVRFQANPASQNERQKAVVDAFLHAWAGYRKFAWGHDELKPLTRSFSEWFGLGLTLIDALDTMWILGLKKEFQEARNWVSKRLLFQKDVDVNLFESTIRILGGLLSAFHLSGDVLFLTKAEDFGNRLMPAFRTPSKIPYSDVNIGTGVAHPPRWTSDSTVAEVTSIQLEFRELSRLTGDKKFQVWRGSASGWCGFSAGPSLAHGGTCRSVWSWVLGHESPVGFGSCPTFSWRIAFSGDTRGADGRCPDRRLSPLPGPPPCSPVSSGP; the protein is encoded by the exons ATGTACCCGCCGCCGGCGCCGGCGCGTCGGGACTTCATCTCGGTGACGCTGAGCCCCGGCCGGAGCTACGATGGCGGCCAGGGCCTGAGGCGTCGCTCGTGCTGGCGG AAATGGAAGCAGCTGTCGAGGTTGCAGCGGACGGTGGTCCTCTTCCTGCTGGCAGTCCTGATGCTCTTCGGCCTCCGGTCCTATGTCCACGTGGCGGATGAGTGGACAG CTGTGGACAGCAGGTCGGCGGCAGCATGGCAGATGAGACCAGCAAATCCTCCCGTCTTGCCAGCTCCTCGGAAAGCAGCTGAGAACCCAGAGACCGTGGCGGGGCTGTCGCCTCAG AAGCCCCAAAGGCATTTCCGACGAGGACCCCCCAACCTGCAGACGAGAGCGCCCGATGGAGACACCCAGGAGAGGAGGCAGGCCCAGGcccagaggagggcagaggtGCTGGGAGAGGCTGGCTGGAGAGCAGAGGCGCAGAGAGACGGCCTCAG CTGGAGGGGCGCAGGGACCAAGCCACCGCAGGGCACTGAACCTCCTGGCGAGAAGGCAGAGCTCCCCCCCAGGCCTTCCCCGAAGGCAGTGAGGTTTCAGGCCAACCCAG cctcccagaACGAGCGCCAGAAGGCCGTGGTGGATGCCTTCCTCCACGCGTGGGCTGGATACCGCAAGTTCGCCTGGGGCCACGACGAGCTGAAGCCCCTGACCAGGTCCTTCAGCGAGTGGTTCGGCCTCGGCCTCACGCTGATCGACGCCCTGGACACCATGTGGATTCTGGGGCTAAAGAAAG AATTTCAAGAAGCCAGGAATTGGGTGTCCAAGAGGTTATTGTTTCAGAAAGATGTGGACGTCAACCTGTTTGAGAGCACAATCCGGATCCTGGGGGGGCTGCTGAGTGCATTCCACCTGTCTGGAGACGTCCTCTTCCTGACGAAGGCT GAGGATTTTGGAAATCGGTTAATGCCTGCCTTCCGAACACCCTCTAAGATTCCATACTCCGATGTAAACATCGGCACCGGAGTTGCTCACCCACCCCGATGGACCTCTGATAGCACGGTGGCTGAGGTGACGAGCATTCAGCTGGAGTTCCGAGAGCTCTCTCGTCTCACGGGGGATAAGAAATTTCAGGTATGGAGGGGCTCTGCTTCCGGCTGGTGCGGGTTTTCTGCGGGGCCATCTCTGGCTCATGGAGGCACGTGCAGGTCTGTGTGGTCATGGGTCCTGGGCCATGAGAGTCCTGTCGGTTTTGGTTCTTGTCCCACGTTCTCCTGGAGAATCGCGTTTTCTGGTGATACCAGAGGTGCAGACGGGAGATGCCCTGACCGGAGGCTGAGTCCTCTGCCTGGCCCGCCCCCGTGCAGTCCCGTGTCCTCAGGGCCCTGA
- the UAP1L1 gene encoding UDP-N-acetylhexosamine pyrophosphorylase-like protein 1 yields the protein MASEADLRARLQRAGQQHLLRFCAELAPEPRAALLAQLEALEPEALRQHCQRAAAACARPPGPPPDLAARLQPLPPERVGSASEGDPQTRQLWEEEGLHQIALNKVAVLLLAGGQGTRLGVTYPKGMYQVGLPSQKTLYQLQAERIRRVEQLAGERHGTRCTVPWYIMTSEFTLGPTAKFFKEHDFFHLDPNNVIMFEQRMLPAVTFDGRAILERKDKVAMAPDGNGGLYSALEDHQILEDMERRGVEFVHVYCVDNILVRLADPVFIGFCVLRGADCGAKVVEKAYPEEPVGVVCQVDGVPQVVEYSEISPEVAQLRAPDGGLLYNAGNICNHFFTRDFLRMVTRELEHLLQPHVAVKKVPCVDEHGNPVKPLQPNGIKMEKFVFDVLPFAKNFVAFQVLREEEFSPLKNADSADRDSPSTSRRALLAQHCRWALQAGARFLDVHGAQLPEQPSLPGSAEPPAICEISPLVSYAGEGLEEYLRGREFRPPLILDETTARELQP from the exons ATGGCCTCGGAGGCGGACCTGCGCGCCCGGCTGCAGCGCGCCGGCCAGCAGCACCTCCTGCGCTTCTGCGCCGAGCTGGCGCCGGAGCCCCGAGCCGCGCTGCTGGCCCAACTCGAGGCCCTGGAGCCCGAGGCGCTGCGCCAGCACTGCCAGCGCGCGGCTGCCGCCTGCGCGCGCCCCCCGGGCCCGCCGCCCGACCTGGCTGCGCGGCTGCAGCCCCTGCCTCCTGAGCGCGTGGGCAGCGCGAGCGAGGGTGACCCGCAGACCCGGCAGCTCTGGGAGGAGGAAG GTCTCCATCAGATCGCCCTGAACAAGGTGGCCGTGCTGCTGCTGGCCGGTGGGCAGGGCACCCGCCTGGGCGTGACCTACCCCAAGGGCATGTATCAGGTCGGGCTGCCCAGCCAGAAGACCCTGTACCAGCTGCAGGCGGAACGGATCCGGCGGGTGGAGCAGCTGGCCGGCGAGCGCCACGGGACCCGCTGCACCGTGCCCTG GTACATCATGACCAGTGAGTTCACGCTGGGGCCCACGGCCAAGTTCTTCAAGGAGCATGACTTTTTCCACTTGGATCCCAACAACGTGATCATGTTTGAACAGCGCATGCTGCCTGCTGTGACCTTCGATGGCAGGGCCATCCTGGAGAGGAAAGACAAGGTCGCCATGGCGCCAG ATGGCAATGGGGGCCTGTACAGCGCGCTGGAGGACCACCAGATCCTAGAGGACATGGAGCGGCGAGGAGTGGAGTTCGTGCACGTGTACTGTGTGGACAACATCCTGGTGCGGCTGGCCGACCCAGTCTTCATAGGCTTTTGCGTGCTGCGGGGCGCCGACTGTGGAGCCAAG GTGGTGGAGAAGGCGTACCCTGAGGAGCCGGTGGGTGTGGTGTGCCAGGTGGACGGCGTCCCCCAGGTGGTGGAGTACAGCGAGATCAGCCCCGAGGTGGCGCAGCTGCGCGCGCCAGATGGGGGCCTGCTGTACAACGCAGGCAACATCTGCAACCACTTCTTCACCCGAGACTTCCTGCGGATGGTCACCAG GGAGCTCGAGCACCTGCTGCAGCCACACGTGGCTGTGAAGAAGGTGCCCTGTGTGGATGAACACGGGAACCCGGTAAAACCGCTCCAGCCGAACGGGATCAAGATGGAGAAGTTCGTGTTTGACGTGCTCCCGTTTGCCAA gaaCTTCGTGGCCTTCCAAGTGCTGCGGGAGGAGGAGTTCTCCCCCCTCAAGAACGCCGACTCGGCCGACAGGGACAGCCCCTCCACGTCCCGGCGGGCCCTGCTCGCCCAGCACTGCCGGTGGGCCCTGCAGGCCGGCGCCCGCTTCTTGGACGTGCATGGGGCCCAGCTCCCCGAGCAGCCCAG CCTGCCTGGCAGTGCAGAGCCTCCAGCCATCTGTGAGATCTCACCCTTGGTGTCATACGCTGGAGAG gggctggaggagtaCCTGCGAGGTCGCGAGTTCCGGCCCCCGCTCATCCTGGATGAGACCACGGCGAGGGAGCTGCAGCCCTGA